CTGGCGGGTGCCGAGCAGCTCGCCGGGGCCGCGGATCTCCAGATCCTGTTGCGCAATCACAAAGCCGTCGTTGCTGTCGCGCAGCACCTGCAGACGCTTCTGGGCGGTTTTCGACAGCGGGGCTTTGTAGAGCAATACGCAGTGCGAGGCCACCGCGCCACGTCCGACGCGACCCCGCAGCTGGTGGAGCTGCGCCAGGCCCAGACGCTCCGGGTTTTCGATGATCATCAGGCTGGCGTTAGGCACGTCCACCCCCACTTCAATCACCGTGGTGGCGATCAGCAGATGCAGATCGCCCTGCTTGAAGGCCTGCATCACCGCCTGCTTCTCGGCAGGCTTCATCCGGCCATGGACCAGGCCAACGTTCAGCTCCGGCAGGGCCAGCTTTAACTCTTCCCAGGTGGCTTCCGCCGCCTGGGCTTCCAGCAGATCCGACTCTTCAATCAGGGTACAGACCCAGTAGGCCTGACGCCCTTCCTGACAGGCGTTGCGCACCCGATCGATGATGTCGCTGCGGCGCGTGTCCGGAATCGCCACGGTCGTCACCGGCGTACGGCCCGGCGGCAGTTCATCGATGGTGGAGGTGTCGAGATCGGCGTAGGCGGTCATCGCCAGGGTGCGCGGGATTGGGGTGGCGGTCATGATCAGCTGGTGGGGATGGTACCCCTGCTGGAGTCCTTTTTCCCACAGCGCCAGGCGCTGATGCACGCCAAACCGGTGCTGCTCATCAATGATCACCAGCGCGAGGCCGTGGAACTGCACCTGCTCCTGGAAGATGGCGTGGGTACCGACAATCATCTGCACCTGCCCGCTGGCAATGGCGTCCTGCTGCGCCTGTCGCGCCTTGCCCTTTTGCTTTCCGGCCAGCCAGCCTACTTCAACCCCCAGCGGGGCAAACCAGCTGCGGAAGTTATTCGCGTGCTGCTCGGCCAGCAGTTCGGTCGGCGCCATCAGGGCCACCTGTCTGCCGTGGGCAATGGCGCGCAGTGCAGCCAGCGCGGCCACCAGCGTTTTACCGGAGCCGACGTCGCCCTGCACCAGACGCATCATTGGCACGTCCAGCGCCAGGTCGCGCTCGATCTCGGCGGTCACCCGAGCCTGGGCTCCGGTGGGTTTAAAGGGCAGTGAGGCCAGCAGCTTATCTTTTAATTCATCCTGGGCCGGGAGCGGCAGGGCGTGAAAACGCTGGGCACCGGCGCGCAGCGCCAGCATGCTCAGGTTATGCGCCAGCAGCTCTTCCAGAATCAGACGGCGCTGCGCCGGATGTTGCCCGCTCTCCAGATCGCTTAACTGCAATGTTGGCGGCGGGCGGTGCAGGGTGCGCAATGCCTCCGGCAGGCTCATCATTCCCTGTGCCAGCTCGGGTGGGAGCAGTTCGGCAATGGCACAGGTG
This genomic stretch from Leclercia sp. AS011 harbors:
- the recG gene encoding ATP-dependent DNA helicase RecG, producing the protein MQGRLLDAVPLNSLTGVGAAQSSKLAKIGLHTVQDLLLHLPLRYEDRTQLYQIGDLLPGIYATVEGEVLNSNITFGGRRMMTCQISDGSGILTMRFFNFSAAMKNSLAHGRRVLAYGEAKRGKYGAEMIHPEYRVQGDLSTPEMQETLTPVYPTTEGIKQATLRKLTDQALELLDTCAIAELLPPELAQGMMSLPEALRTLHRPPPTLQLSDLESGQHPAQRRLILEELLAHNLSMLALRAGAQRFHALPLPAQDELKDKLLASLPFKPTGAQARVTAEIERDLALDVPMMRLVQGDVGSGKTLVAALAALRAIAHGRQVALMAPTELLAEQHANNFRSWFAPLGVEVGWLAGKQKGKARQAQQDAIASGQVQMIVGTHAIFQEQVQFHGLALVIIDEQHRFGVHQRLALWEKGLQQGYHPHQLIMTATPIPRTLAMTAYADLDTSTIDELPPGRTPVTTVAIPDTRRSDIIDRVRNACQEGRQAYWVCTLIEESDLLEAQAAEATWEELKLALPELNVGLVHGRMKPAEKQAVMQAFKQGDLHLLIATTVIEVGVDVPNASLMIIENPERLGLAQLHQLRGRVGRGAVASHCVLLYKAPLSKTAQKRLQVLRDSNDGFVIAQQDLEIRGPGELLGTRQTGNAEFKVADLLRDQGMIPEVQRLARHIHERYPDQAAALIERWMPETERYSNA